Part of the Nocardioides perillae genome is shown below.
GCGCGTGGTGGTGGGGCGTGGCGCGCTGGACCGTGACCCCCGGTGTGACCGGGCTGGGCCAGGTCGCGGCGACCGAGCGGCTGGAGCGCGCAGGCCTCGACGTCGCGGTCGGCACGCCGGCCTTCTCCGAGAGCGTGCCCGCGGGTCAGGTGCTGCGCACCGAGCCGGCCGCCGGCGAGCGGGTGCTCGACGGGGGCGACGTCACGCTGGTGCTCTCCCGCGGCCCCGAGCGCTACGACGTGCCCAGGCTGCGCGGGCGCAGCGTCGACGAGGCGCAGGACGCGCTCCTGTCCTCGGGCCTGGCCTACGGCGGCTCGGTCGAGCGCTTCCACGAGCAGGTGCCGGCCGGGCAGGTCGTGCGCACCGAGCCCGCCGCGGGCACGACGCTGCGTCCCGACACCGAGGTGCGGCTCGTGGTCAGCAAGGGCCCGCGCCCGATCCGCGTGGGCGACTGGGTCGGCGACCCGCTCGAGACCGCCCGCGCGACGCTGGAGGAGCGCGGGCTGCGCGTCGAGGTGGTCGGCGAGGAGTTCAGCGACGACGTCGCCGAGGGCTCGGTGATCCGGCACGACCCCGCCGAGGGCACGCTGACCCGGGGCGCCACCGTCTCCTTCGTGGTCTCGCTCGGCCCCGAGCTGGTCGAGGTGCCCGAGGTGCGTGCGAGCGGCGTCGAGGCCGCCACCGAGCGGCTCGAGGCGCTCGGCTTCGAGGTGCGCACCGAGCAGGCCGCGGGCTACCTCGGCCTCGGCTACGTCTTCTCCACCGACCCCGGCGGCGGCGCCAGCGTGCCGCGGGGCAGCACCATCACCCTCTTCCTGGTCTGAGCCCCGCGCCGCTTAGGCTGCTGCGGTGCTCGACCCCGCCCGCCGCAACCCCGTCGGCACCCACGTGACGGTGGGCAAGGGCCTCGCGTCCGGCGCGCTCCTCGCCGCCGACGCCGCGGGCTGCGAGACGCTCCAGGTCTTCGTCGGCAACCCCCGCGGCTGGGCCTGCTCGCCCGGCAAGCCGGCCGAGGACCGTGCCTTCCGCGCCGGCCTGGAGGCGCGCGGGGGCATGCGCGCCTTCGTCCACACCCCCTACCTCGTCAACCTCGGCTCCCCCACGCCCGCGACCTACGAGCGCTCGGTCGCGGTGGTCGCCCACAACCTGCGGCGAGCCGCCGAGATCGGCGCCGAGGGGGTCGTGGTGCACACCGGCTCCTACGTCGCGCCGGCGGAGGACGACGCGGCGGGACAGGCCCGTCACGACGCGGCGCTGCGGCAGGTGCGCGAGGCGCTGCTGCCGCTGCTCGACGACCTCGGGGCCGCCGGTGACGACGCCCCCTGGCTGCTGCTCGAGCCGACGGCCGGCCAGGGCCGCTCCCTGTGCGCGGGGGTCGACGACCTCGCGGCCTACCTCGAGGCGCTCGACCACCACCCGCGCGCCGGGATCTGCCTCGACACCTGCCACGTCTTCGCCGCCGGGGCGCCGCTCGACGAGCCGGGAGGCGCCACCGCCACCCTCGACCGGGTCGTCGAGGTGGGCGGCCCCGGTCGGCTCCGCCTGGTGCACGCCAACGACTCGCTCGACGTGCGCGGCTCCTTCCGCGACCGCCACGAGAAGATCGGGCAGGGCCGCATCGGCACGGACGCCTTCCGCGAGCTCCTGGCCCACCCCGCCACCGCCGGCGTGCCGCTGGTGCTGGAGACGCCCGGCTCCCGCGACGCCGACGACCCGGACATCCCGTTGCTGAAGCGGCTGCGCGACGAGGCGGCCGCGTGAGCGGCCCGCACGCTCCGTCCCCGCACACCGCCACCGACCGGCGCACGACGCTGCTCGCGACGGGCGCGCTCCTCGCGATGACCGCGGCCTGGGGCTCGACCTTCCCGCTGATCGCCGACCTGCTCGACCGGGTGCCGACCCTCGACTTCCTCGCGGTGCGCTTCGCCGTGGCCGGCGCGGCCATGGTGCTCGTGGCACCCGGCGCCCTGCGGCGACTCTCGCCCGAGACGCGACGCCGGGCGGTCGTGCTCGGCCTGGTCTACGGCGCGGCGCAGATCCTGCAGACCGCGGGGCTGGCCCACACCGCGGCGAGCGTGAGCGGCTTCGTCACCGGCACCTACGTCGTGCTGACGCCCGTCCTCGCCGCGCTGCTGCTGCGCACCCGGATCACCGGGGCGACGTGGCTGGCCGTCGCCGTGGCCACCGTCGGGCTGGGCGTCCTGACCCTCGAGGGCCTCGCGATCGGCTACGGCGAGGCGATCACGCTGGTCTCTGCCGGTCTCTACGCCCTGCACATCGTCGCGCTCGGCGCCTGGTCGCGCCCCGGCGAGGCCCTCGGCTG
Proteins encoded:
- a CDS encoding DMT family transporter; translation: MSGPHAPSPHTATDRRTTLLATGALLAMTAAWGSTFPLIADLLDRVPTLDFLAVRFAVAGAAMVLVAPGALRRLSPETRRRAVVLGLVYGAAQILQTAGLAHTAASVSGFVTGTYVVLTPVLAALLLRTRITGATWLAVAVATVGLGVLTLEGLAIGYGEAITLVSAGLYALHIVALGAWSRPGEALGCSVLQVLVIAAVCLVATSPDGLVLPPTTRDWVSVVYMALVAGALALLAQTWAQARLSPTRSAIVMSNEPVFAAFFAVTFTAEVLTGRMLLGGALVLAAMLLVEALPRRKVEGEVQHLVV
- a CDS encoding deoxyribonuclease IV; translated protein: MLDPARRNPVGTHVTVGKGLASGALLAADAAGCETLQVFVGNPRGWACSPGKPAEDRAFRAGLEARGGMRAFVHTPYLVNLGSPTPATYERSVAVVAHNLRRAAEIGAEGVVVHTGSYVAPAEDDAAGQARHDAALRQVREALLPLLDDLGAAGDDAPWLLLEPTAGQGRSLCAGVDDLAAYLEALDHHPRAGICLDTCHVFAAGAPLDEPGGATATLDRVVEVGGPGRLRLVHANDSLDVRGSFRDRHEKIGQGRIGTDAFRELLAHPATAGVPLVLETPGSRDADDPDIPLLKRLRDEAAA